The following proteins are encoded in a genomic region of Bacillus sp. FJAT-22090:
- a CDS encoding tripartite tricarboxylate transporter permease, whose protein sequence is MSLLVTAILFALIGAIVFSLIGLISGTDETAIMVPLTLLVILLGAPPAAVFSFFMAAVLAKHLTHAVPTALMGIPGDTTAVPLIDHATTLRRMGMPHIALRKMISGGIIGAFIALPTAVLLGQFLGQFADFFKSSTGIIFTLAAILIAFFSKGKWVSVLMIIPFAFFIKSLDLMSFSILDKHLSISFFLGIAIGPIFCDLLFATSSSAKKTIERDNPKEYHLAPETKSWKGYFPNPLKILTGRQQIFTSITTFISSLTFVFSPVGMTSLMGEIVGSRTKGTYKKSTTSLAVMNGVTESTYIAEVIIPLIAFGIPLSPVALGPGSPLFNAPPVFSVDPINNLHTYLTSWEFFLYGAIGLIVASLIAYPFSMNYARKASVLVMKFVSQEAIVAMFIGLACLLAFHEAQLVGIVLTFTVAAVGGLLNRILGIGAGVQFMIFYASTWIMMTLFGM, encoded by the coding sequence ATGAGTTTACTAGTTACGGCAATTTTATTTGCATTAATTGGTGCAATCGTATTCTCTTTAATCGGATTAATATCGGGTACGGATGAGACAGCTATTATGGTACCACTTACTTTATTAGTAATCCTTTTAGGTGCACCTCCAGCTGCTGTATTTTCATTTTTCATGGCTGCAGTTCTAGCAAAACACCTTACACATGCAGTTCCAACTGCATTAATGGGTATTCCTGGAGACACTACTGCGGTACCATTAATCGACCATGCAACTACTTTAAGAAGAATGGGTATGCCACATATTGCTCTTAGAAAGATGATTTCTGGTGGAATTATTGGTGCATTTATCGCACTACCAACAGCTGTACTTTTAGGACAATTTTTAGGACAATTCGCTGACTTTTTCAAGTCATCCACAGGAATCATTTTTACACTGGCGGCAATTTTAATCGCCTTTTTCTCAAAAGGTAAATGGGTAAGTGTTTTGATGATTATTCCATTCGCTTTCTTTATTAAAAGCTTAGACTTGATGAGTTTTAGTATATTGGACAAGCATTTATCTATCAGTTTCTTCTTAGGAATAGCAATAGGACCTATTTTTTGTGATCTTCTCTTTGCTACTTCCTCAAGTGCTAAAAAAACAATAGAAAGAGATAATCCCAAAGAATATCATTTGGCTCCTGAAACAAAGTCATGGAAAGGTTACTTCCCTAATCCACTTAAAATTTTAACGGGAAGACAACAGATATTTACTTCCATCACTACTTTTATTTCATCTCTTACTTTCGTTTTTAGCCCAGTAGGAATGACCTCTCTAATGGGTGAAATTGTCGGTTCGCGTACAAAAGGTACGTATAAAAAATCTACTACAAGTTTGGCAGTAATGAATGGTGTAACAGAGTCTACATACATTGCTGAAGTAATTATTCCATTAATTGCTTTTGGAATTCCTTTAAGTCCAGTTGCATTAGGACCTGGATCGCCATTATTTAATGCTCCACCAGTTTTCTCAGTAGATCCTATAAATAATCTACACACCTATTTAACATCTTGGGAGTTTTTCCTTTACGGTGCAATCGGTCTTATTGTAGCCTCTTTGATCGCTTACCCTTTCTCTATGAACTATGCAAGAAAGGCTTCCGTTCTAGTTATGAAATTTGTAAGTCAAGAAGCAATTGTTGCTATGTTCATAGGTCTTGCTTGTCTACTTGCATTCCATGAAGCGCAACTTGTTGGTATTGTACTTACATTCACAGTAGCAGCGGTAGGCGGTCTCTTAAATCGAATTCTTGGAATTGGTGCTGGTGTACAATTTATGATTTTCTACGCATCGACTTGGATTATGATGACTCTATTTGGAATGTAA
- a CDS encoding hydroxymethylglutaryl-CoA lyase — MIEQGYPKKVHIREVGPRDGLQNESSFIQTKDKIEWINLLSDTGLKYIEVTSFVNPSWIPSLSDAESVAKQISKSPEMTYAALVPNMKGLNRAIENGIDEISVFISASETHNKKNINKTISETEIVLSEVVKESLSNQKTVRGYISTVFGCPYEGKVEIDQITRLADSLFDMGINELSLGDTIGIATPLQVKYVLETFLKRYPSDSIAMHFHNTRGTALANVLASLEMGISKFDSSLGGLGGCPYAPGASGNLATDDLNYMLTNMGIQTNIDSDKLNTAALFIQNKLQKPLESHTMKYSSSQQT, encoded by the coding sequence ATGATAGAACAAGGATATCCTAAAAAAGTACACATTAGAGAAGTAGGACCAAGAGATGGCCTGCAAAATGAAAGTAGCTTTATTCAAACAAAAGATAAAATTGAATGGATAAACCTTTTATCTGATACCGGACTTAAATATATAGAAGTTACTTCTTTTGTAAATCCTTCGTGGATTCCTTCTCTATCAGATGCAGAGTCTGTAGCAAAACAAATCAGCAAATCTCCAGAAATGACTTATGCTGCCCTTGTACCGAATATGAAGGGTCTAAATAGAGCAATAGAGAACGGAATCGATGAAATCTCTGTTTTTATTTCCGCAAGTGAAACACATAACAAAAAAAATATTAATAAAACTATCTCGGAAACTGAAATTGTATTATCAGAAGTTGTAAAAGAAAGCTTGTCAAATCAGAAGACCGTTAGAGGATATATTTCAACTGTTTTCGGATGTCCCTATGAAGGGAAAGTAGAAATCGATCAAATAACAAGATTGGCAGATTCCCTCTTTGATATGGGTATTAATGAATTATCGTTAGGCGACACGATTGGTATTGCCACCCCTCTTCAAGTTAAATATGTATTAGAAACGTTTCTAAAACGCTACCCAAGTGATAGCATTGCTATGCACTTTCACAATACTCGCGGCACTGCTTTGGCAAATGTGTTGGCGTCTCTAGAAATGGGTATTTCTAAATTTGATAGCTCACTTGGAGGTTTAGGTGGTTGTCCATATGCTCCAGGAGCTTCTGGTAACTTAGCGACGGACGACCTAAATTACATGCTTACAAATATGGGTATCCAAACAAATATAGATTCAGACAAACTTAATACAGCAGCACTCTTTATACAAAATAAGCTACAAAAGCCACTAGAAAGCCATACGATGAAATATAGTTCATCCCAACAAACATAG
- a CDS encoding DUF6359 domain-containing protein, with amino-acid sequence MSKESFWNNAFSKVALSLLLVLSLFLPFITVPNVQAAEPITVTEAIANNTGTATVKGFLVGTASSGTSYDQEPPFTVATNVGLADSPNETDPSKILPVQLPTGSVRAGLNLVDNPNLFKGEVTITGTLSAYFSVPGLRSATAYTIISEGETPPPSPEAEVMENIAAARAVTDPNKLIKVTGTVTTGTGFWGGKAFYIQDETAGIYAFTSTSDVNPGDIVELEGKVSPYSGELQIQTTKITKISSGNELPPTQDITPAGVNEETQGERIQLNNVTITNLVKSNDFGTFEFTATHENGESVVIRNDNRNGLDYDTFLKQYKVGDLVHVSGIASKFNTTFQVKTLGSESFDLVNKPAVYTDILPGTVAEGTAIQLISPIEGASIYYTLDGSTPTSNSTEYTAPITLTKDTTIKAIAVSDTTSEVFSFTYNVLKSDNLVIRDIQGQGHFSDYEGATVQNITGVVTHLYNSANFVIQDTNPDNNNSTSEAIIVNKASNGLKVGDLVTVAGTVEEWYYEGYSDMKANDLPITRIRATTTTKSGTAELPSPLVIGQDIIPPTENIDNDGLTTFDPQEDGIDFWESVELMRLAVPNAKVVGPQEYGEVVVVAGNSANTTFNVLGGINISANDYNPERIAVDIDNEKYDAKSGDYYIGNIVGVMGFGFGNFKLWSEEASLPPITRVEKPVVVTDIKPSEDKLTVASYNVENFSTNIENTPDDKVAKIAKSFVENMKSPDIITLVEVQDNDGPTASGNTDASASYERLIAAITAAGGPAYKWTDIAPEYNKDGGQPGGNIRVGYLYNPERVTLADGTKGGSTEKVAWDENGNLTLNPGRVLDLPQENTRKPLAAQFDFQGEKVVVIGAHLNSKGGDQPLFGKNQPPLLGSEAERIELATMINNFIKAGQAKDPDLKVIVAGDMNDFEFTPTLAALKGGILTNMVEKVPAGERFSYYYQGNNQVLDHILVTNNLANKTAVDMIHINANYMDIHGRASDHDPVLVQVEFNQPDTYTLSANQTAFELEKGQTSKVILTETTTKQDGSKSTKDVTAEATYGGFDPKVISVDKGIITAKSAGKTVITATYGSNKVSIEVTVEAPKNGEAIITPDEVDTSKAKITVDGSVLHDAGNVYIRFTEGAVSKIDAANKDVVINLVTGSFTITVQNFDTLADSGEFTLHLNYHVPPGLLKEKNKHKIKDDLKLKNISFLDVNDKQITNGFKDYFVIVSGDGKKQTVEGAYYDSKSKKWKFKKLK; translated from the coding sequence ATGTCAAAGGAAAGCTTTTGGAATAATGCTTTCAGTAAGGTAGCCCTATCTCTCTTATTAGTTCTATCATTATTTTTACCATTCATCACTGTTCCAAATGTACAAGCAGCTGAGCCTATTACTGTAACAGAGGCTATTGCGAACAACACTGGAACGGCAACGGTAAAAGGATTCCTCGTTGGTACCGCAAGTTCAGGTACTTCTTACGATCAAGAACCACCGTTTACAGTAGCGACCAACGTGGGTCTAGCTGACTCTCCTAATGAAACAGATCCGTCAAAAATTTTACCAGTTCAGTTACCAACCGGATCGGTACGAGCTGGTTTAAATTTAGTTGATAATCCTAACCTATTTAAAGGTGAAGTAACAATCACTGGCACTCTTTCAGCCTATTTCTCTGTACCAGGCTTAAGAAGTGCAACCGCATATACTATTATTTCCGAAGGTGAAACTCCCCCTCCCTCACCTGAAGCGGAAGTTATGGAAAATATCGCTGCTGCTCGTGCAGTAACGGACCCGAACAAATTAATTAAGGTAACCGGAACTGTCACAACAGGCACTGGTTTCTGGGGTGGAAAAGCGTTTTACATCCAAGATGAAACAGCAGGAATTTATGCTTTTACTTCTACATCAGATGTAAATCCTGGAGATATAGTAGAATTGGAAGGAAAAGTTAGCCCTTATAGCGGTGAGCTTCAGATTCAAACGACCAAAATTACTAAAATTTCTTCTGGAAATGAACTTCCACCAACGCAAGATATTACACCAGCTGGAGTAAACGAAGAAACTCAAGGCGAAAGAATTCAATTAAACAATGTAACTATTACTAATCTAGTAAAGTCAAACGACTTTGGAACATTTGAATTTACAGCAACACATGAAAATGGAGAATCTGTCGTTATTCGTAACGACAATCGAAACGGATTAGATTATGATACATTTTTGAAGCAATATAAAGTTGGTGATTTAGTTCATGTATCTGGAATTGCCTCTAAATTCAATACAACCTTTCAAGTGAAGACACTTGGTTCAGAAAGCTTTGATCTAGTAAACAAACCGGCTGTGTACACGGATATTTTACCTGGAACGGTAGCAGAAGGCACAGCTATTCAACTAATCTCACCAATTGAAGGTGCGTCAATATATTACACATTGGATGGTTCTACACCAACTTCAAATAGCACAGAATACACAGCACCAATTACATTAACAAAAGATACGACTATTAAAGCAATTGCAGTAAGCGATACTACTTCTGAAGTATTCTCATTTACTTATAACGTATTAAAATCAGACAATCTTGTAATCCGTGACATCCAAGGACAAGGTCATTTCTCCGATTACGAAGGGGCGACTGTACAAAATATCACTGGAGTTGTAACGCATCTATATAACTCAGCAAATTTTGTAATTCAGGATACAAATCCAGATAATAATAACTCAACTTCTGAGGCAATCATCGTAAATAAGGCTTCCAATGGACTTAAAGTTGGTGACCTTGTCACTGTTGCCGGAACGGTAGAAGAATGGTACTACGAAGGCTATTCAGATATGAAAGCGAACGACTTACCAATAACACGTATTCGTGCAACTACTACTACAAAATCCGGAACAGCTGAATTACCTTCTCCTTTAGTAATCGGACAAGATATTATTCCGCCAACAGAAAACATTGATAACGATGGGTTAACCACGTTTGATCCACAAGAAGATGGAATCGACTTTTGGGAATCTGTTGAATTAATGCGTCTTGCAGTACCAAATGCAAAAGTAGTTGGACCTCAAGAATACGGTGAAGTTGTCGTAGTGGCAGGCAATTCTGCAAATACAACTTTTAATGTATTAGGTGGAATTAATATTTCTGCAAATGACTATAACCCTGAAAGAATTGCAGTAGATATTGATAACGAAAAGTACGATGCAAAATCAGGCGACTACTATATTGGTAATATTGTTGGAGTAATGGGCTTTGGTTTCGGTAACTTTAAATTATGGTCTGAAGAAGCATCTCTTCCACCAATTACTCGCGTCGAAAAGCCAGTTGTAGTAACAGATATCAAACCTTCAGAAGATAAGCTGACTGTAGCTTCTTATAATGTGGAGAACTTCTCAACGAATATAGAAAATACTCCAGATGATAAGGTTGCAAAAATCGCCAAATCATTTGTAGAGAACATGAAATCTCCTGACATTATTACATTAGTAGAAGTGCAAGATAATGACGGACCAACAGCATCAGGAAACACGGATGCATCCGCTAGTTATGAAAGATTAATCGCAGCTATTACGGCAGCAGGTGGCCCTGCATATAAATGGACTGATATTGCTCCTGAATATAATAAGGATGGTGGACAACCTGGAGGGAATATCCGAGTTGGTTACTTATACAATCCTGAACGGGTAACACTTGCAGATGGAACAAAAGGTGGTTCTACTGAAAAAGTAGCATGGGATGAAAATGGAAACTTAACATTAAATCCAGGTCGTGTTCTTGACTTACCACAAGAAAACACACGTAAACCGCTAGCAGCTCAATTTGATTTCCAAGGAGAAAAAGTGGTTGTTATTGGAGCACACTTAAATTCTAAAGGTGGAGACCAACCGTTATTCGGTAAAAACCAGCCGCCATTATTAGGCTCTGAAGCAGAACGTATTGAACTTGCAACGATGATAAATAACTTTATTAAAGCGGGCCAAGCAAAAGATCCTGACCTAAAAGTAATTGTTGCTGGTGATATGAATGATTTCGAATTCACACCAACACTCGCAGCTCTTAAAGGCGGAATCTTAACGAATATGGTTGAAAAAGTACCAGCTGGTGAACGTTTCTCTTATTACTACCAAGGAAACAACCAAGTATTAGACCATATTTTAGTAACAAACAACCTGGCTAATAAAACAGCTGTAGACATGATTCATATCAATGCTAACTATATGGACATTCACGGCCGTGCATCTGACCACGACCCTGTTCTTGTTCAAGTTGAATTCAACCAACCAGACACTTATACACTTTCAGCTAATCAAACAGCTTTTGAATTAGAAAAAGGTCAAACTAGTAAAGTGATTTTAACGGAAACAACTACAAAACAGGATGGCTCTAAGTCTACGAAAGACGTAACGGCGGAAGCTACATATGGTGGCTTCGATCCAAAAGTGATTTCAGTTGATAAAGGCATAATCACTGCAAAATCAGCAGGAAAAACAGTTATCACAGCAACTTATGGTAGCAACAAAGTTTCAATCGAAGTTACGGTTGAAGCTCCTAAAAATGGAGAAGCGATTATTACTCCAGATGAAGTAGATACTTCAAAAGCTAAAATTACTGTCGACGGCTCAGTACTACATGACGCAGGAAATGTTTATATTCGTTTCACTGAAGGTGCAGTAAGCAAAATTGATGCTGCCAATAAAGACGTAGTGATTAATCTAGTTACTGGGTCATTCACAATCACTGTTCAAAACTTTGATACCCTTGCAGATAGTGGTGAATTTACATTACACCTAAACTATCATGTACCACCTGGATTATTAAAAGAGAAGAATAAACATAAAATTAAAGACGATCTAAAACTTAAAAATATTTCTTTCCTAGATGTTAACGACAAACAAATAACAAATGGTTTTAAAGATTATTTTGTAATTGTTAGTGGAGACGGCAAAAAACAAACAGTTGAAGGCGCCTACTACGATAGCAAGTCTAAAAAATGGAAATTCAAGAAATTGAAATAA
- a CDS encoding YunG family protein — translation MSKNITQIEIILDALACSWSVISSSKWSIDNPARGQCGVTALVVNDILGGSIRKTNLSEGWHFYNEINGKRYDLTASQFKGDIEYMDIPSNREEAYSDTNQKQYDYLKQSVLNYMMK, via the coding sequence TTGAGTAAGAATATAACACAAATAGAAATAATACTAGATGCTTTAGCGTGCTCCTGGTCAGTTATTTCAAGTTCAAAATGGAGTATAGATAATCCTGCAAGAGGTCAATGCGGAGTAACAGCATTAGTAGTAAATGACATATTGGGTGGAAGCATACGAAAAACAAATTTATCTGAAGGCTGGCATTTTTATAATGAAATTAATGGTAAACGTTATGATTTAACTGCTTCTCAATTTAAAGGTGATATAGAATATATGGATATTCCTTCAAATAGAGAAGAGGCTTATTCAGATACAAATCAAAAACAATACGATTATTTAAAGCAAAGTGTTTTAAATTATATGATGAAATAA
- a CDS encoding RNA polymerase sigma factor, whose protein sequence is MMKEDVERLYIDNSDAVYRFIYFLVRHKETAEDLTQETFYKAIKSINNFNNQASVLTWLLKIARNVTYDYFRRKRLIKFFTWGNENDIDSKNPSPTVLAEKKEDLSRLYAALGRMKKDYRDVIILRKVNECSIKETAYILGWTEAKVKTKMARGLETLKKEYYGKEGLIDEFIKRA, encoded by the coding sequence ATGATGAAAGAGGATGTAGAACGCTTGTATATCGATAATAGTGATGCAGTTTATCGATTTATTTATTTTCTCGTACGTCATAAAGAAACAGCTGAAGATTTAACGCAAGAAACTTTTTATAAAGCTATAAAAAGCATCAACAATTTTAACAACCAAGCTTCTGTCTTAACGTGGCTGTTGAAAATAGCACGAAATGTAACTTATGACTACTTTAGAAGGAAAAGACTTATTAAGTTTTTCACATGGGGAAATGAAAATGATATAGATTCTAAAAATCCATCACCAACAGTTCTAGCAGAAAAGAAAGAGGATTTATCTAGATTGTATGCCGCTTTAGGTAGAATGAAAAAGGACTATAGAGATGTAATAATACTTAGAAAAGTGAATGAGTGTTCCATTAAAGAAACTGCATATATATTAGGTTGGACTGAAGCAAAGGTGAAAACAAAAATGGCAAGGGGATTAGAAACTTTAAAAAAAGAATATTATGGAAAGGAAGGTTTGATAGATGAATTCATCAAAAGAGCTTGA
- a CDS encoding DMT family transporter has translation MRNSVLLGTILCFIAAVSWGAMFPVAHAAFKHINPFYFTIIRYGFVTIILVAMLLWKEGKHAFRFEGKGLRLWFFGTMAFTVYNLFIFWGEDLLGESGVMVASIMESLMPMISIVIVWTIYKKRPHLFTLICVLVSFIGAALVITKGDIKAFLGATDHLIPSILILIAVVGWVIYTIGGSEFSGWSALRYSTLSCLLGTITAVVITVGATLFGYISIPSVDSVKEVSPHLLFMIIFPGVIALLGWNIGVSLLTPLNALLFINFVPVTTLLISIFQGNHVTKFDLLGTVLIIVALLFNNVFVRMLQKKESFQHVQANLSESIS, from the coding sequence TTGAGAAATAGTGTATTGTTAGGAACTATTTTATGTTTTATTGCTGCAGTTTCGTGGGGAGCAATGTTTCCTGTAGCGCATGCGGCTTTCAAACATATTAATCCTTTCTATTTTACAATCATTCGTTATGGATTTGTTACGATAATTTTAGTAGCGATGCTTTTATGGAAAGAAGGAAAGCATGCTTTTCGATTTGAAGGAAAAGGCCTCCGTTTATGGTTTTTCGGTACAATGGCATTTACGGTCTATAATCTATTCATCTTCTGGGGAGAAGATTTATTAGGTGAATCAGGAGTGATGGTAGCATCAATTATGGAGTCACTAATGCCGATGATTTCTATTGTGATTGTATGGACGATTTATAAAAAACGGCCCCATCTATTCACATTAATTTGTGTGCTTGTGTCATTTATCGGTGCTGCATTAGTAATCACAAAAGGTGATATTAAAGCATTTCTTGGTGCGACGGATCATTTAATTCCTTCAATTCTCATATTAATTGCAGTTGTTGGATGGGTAATTTACACGATCGGTGGTAGTGAGTTTAGTGGTTGGTCTGCTTTACGGTATTCAACGTTAAGTTGTCTACTTGGAACAATCACAGCTGTTGTTATTACTGTAGGAGCAACGCTGTTTGGATATATATCCATCCCATCAGTAGATAGCGTCAAAGAAGTAAGTCCGCATTTATTGTTTATGATTATATTCCCTGGCGTCATTGCTTTACTTGGTTGGAACATCGGAGTGAGTTTATTAACACCATTAAATGCACTGTTGTTCATTAACTTTGTTCCCGTTACAACACTCTTAATTTCGATTTTTCAAGGGAATCATGTAACTAAGTTCGATCTACTTGGTACTGTCCTAATCATCGTTGCACTTTTATTTAATAATGTTTTTGTAAGGATGTTACAAAAGAAAGAATCATTTCAGCATGTTCAAGCAAATTTGAGTGAAAGTATATCCTAA
- a CDS encoding LysR family transcriptional regulator, protein MEFKDLEIFQMVAEKGTISNAAKEFSYVQSNITARIQKLETELNTPLFNRHRRGMSLTPEGKKLLIYSKKILLLTDEMKKAVQSKNEPSGKLEIGTVETVIHLPKILSTYIKKYKNVDLSLFTGVTETLEEEVLNHKLDGAFVTESDFHPDLVSHEVFQEELVLISDMRASTLEELKEEPLICFSEGCGYRARLEAWYKDQNITPQKVMEFGTLETILRSIVVGLGVTFVPKSAVIHMEQSGLIQCHTLPDQYSKIKTVFIRRADSYLTSTIEKFIETIETNKQI, encoded by the coding sequence GTGGAATTTAAGGACTTAGAGATTTTTCAGATGGTGGCGGAAAAAGGAACCATCTCTAATGCGGCAAAAGAGTTTAGTTACGTGCAATCGAATATTACAGCGAGAATTCAAAAGCTCGAAACTGAACTGAATACCCCTTTGTTTAACCGACATCGTCGTGGTATGAGTTTGACACCTGAAGGAAAAAAACTATTAATATATAGTAAAAAAATATTATTGTTAACAGATGAAATGAAAAAAGCCGTTCAAAGTAAAAATGAACCGTCTGGAAAATTAGAAATCGGAACAGTTGAAACCGTAATTCATTTACCAAAAATATTATCTACCTATATTAAAAAATATAAAAATGTCGATTTATCGTTATTTACTGGCGTCACAGAAACATTAGAAGAAGAAGTATTAAATCATAAGTTGGACGGAGCGTTCGTTACAGAGTCAGACTTTCATCCCGATCTTGTATCGCATGAAGTGTTTCAAGAGGAGCTCGTTTTAATTTCAGATATGCGCGCCTCCACACTAGAAGAGTTGAAAGAGGAACCGTTAATATGCTTTAGTGAAGGCTGTGGATACCGAGCACGTCTGGAAGCTTGGTATAAAGACCAAAACATCACACCACAAAAAGTGATGGAATTCGGTACATTAGAAACAATCTTGCGTAGTATTGTCGTGGGACTTGGCGTTACATTCGTTCCAAAGTCAGCAGTCATTCATATGGAACAAAGCGGACTCATCCAATGTCATACACTTCCAGATCAATATAGTAAGATTAAAACCGTTTTTATAAGAAGAGCCGATAGTTACTTAACCTCAACAATCGAAAAATTTATCGAAACAATCGAAACGAATAAACAAATATAA
- a CDS encoding VOC family protein encodes MSKSFIEQVHYIRIPVKDLELSAQWYRDVLGLQLLNITEELAILKVNEGPFLLILVPTEDETFAHFTIDNEQEFSIGFTSPELSKFHQHLIDNQVKVEDIKEDNGHAFFHFYDPNGNKLQVHW; translated from the coding sequence ATGAGTAAATCATTTATTGAACAAGTACATTATATTAGAATTCCTGTAAAAGATTTAGAACTGTCTGCACAATGGTATAGAGATGTATTAGGGCTCCAGTTACTAAACATTACTGAGGAACTTGCAATTTTAAAAGTAAATGAAGGACCTTTCTTACTTATCTTAGTTCCTACCGAAGATGAAACATTTGCACATTTTACAATTGATAATGAACAAGAATTTAGCATTGGCTTTACAAGTCCAGAATTATCTAAATTTCATCAACACTTAATTGATAATCAAGTTAAGGTCGAGGATATAAAAGAAGATAATGGTCATGCCTTTTTCCACTTTTATGACCCAAATGGTAATAAACTTCAAGTACACTGGTAA
- a CDS encoding CatA-like O-acetyltransferase produces MPTFTNFNQETELFYSLWLEGLTDYKSVDREYKKLIKDYANTKDIAPMGVVPPNVVNISSIPWMHFEHFSSQTGAIKNNLTPMITSGKYEKVGSQLLMPVNIKVHHATVDGYHVTLFFEILQLEMNR; encoded by the coding sequence GTGCCAACGTTTACGAACTTTAATCAAGAAACAGAGTTATTTTATAGTTTATGGTTGGAAGGATTAACAGATTATAAATCAGTTGACCGTGAGTACAAAAAGCTTATAAAAGATTATGCAAACACAAAAGACATCGCACCAATGGGAGTTGTTCCACCCAACGTGGTGAATATTTCATCAATTCCTTGGATGCATTTTGAACATTTTTCATCTCAAACAGGAGCTATCAAAAATAATTTAACACCAATGATTACCAGTGGGAAGTACGAAAAAGTTGGTTCACAATTGCTAATGCCAGTGAATATTAAGGTTCATCATGCAACAGTAGATGGCTATCATGTGACGTTATTTTTTGAAATACTGCAACTTGAAATGAACCGTTAA